In the genome of Massilibacillus massiliensis, one region contains:
- a CDS encoding P-II family nitrogen regulator produces MREIMAFIRMNMVNPTKQALAKAGYPAFNFSKAVGRGKKPLATEAIEVIMENAGSVPADSIGEHLSEGTRLVPKRAFTLIVDDQQVDLAVKTIIKVNQTGKPGDGRIFVMPVIEGYNIRTGECRLRESDLTDRR; encoded by the coding sequence ATGAGAGAAATTATGGCTTTTATACGGATGAATATGGTAAACCCGACCAAGCAGGCGCTTGCAAAAGCTGGTTATCCGGCGTTTAACTTTTCAAAAGCTGTGGGCCGTGGCAAAAAACCACTTGCGACAGAAGCAATTGAAGTCATCATGGAGAATGCTGGTTCTGTACCTGCCGATTCGATTGGTGAACATTTATCGGAAGGTACACGGCTTGTGCCGAAACGTGCTTTTACGCTCATTGTAGATGATCAGCAAGTAGATTTGGCAGTGAAAACGATTATAAAAGTAAATCAGACAGGCAAGCCTGGTGATGGTAGAATTTTCGTTATGCCAGTGATAGAAGGCTATAATATTAGAACAGGAGAATGTCGCCTAAGAGAAAGCGATTTGACAGATAGGAGGTAA
- the nifD gene encoding nitrogenase molybdenum-iron protein alpha chain, protein MAVDKRTKILDKYSARVFKNRKDHIVELDDAVNPQSIAANSRAIPGVMTNRGCCYAGCKGVVLGPLKDVVTITHGPIGCGFYTWGTRRSKAKADDDGRNFIEYSFSTDMQEPDIVFGGEKKLKQAITEAIALFKPSCIMICSTCPVGLIGDDINAVATWTEETYKIQCVAYSCEGYKGVSQSGGHHIANNSLMKYVIGTGDAVPTKKFSVNVLGEYNIGGDGWETSRILKRIGYEVISVFTGDGSYEEIKNAHTANLNLVQCHRSINYIAEMMKTKYGIDWIKVNFIGVDETVRSLREMAAYFDDADLTARTEAVIADELANIADDMAYYKSRLQGKKAGLFCGGSRSHHYQNLLADLGVETVVAGYEFAHRDDYEGREVIPTIKTDADSKNIEEMTVTPDEKHFRLLLSKEKFEQLSKTIDLEAYAGMIKDMGNGTVVVDDFNHYETEQLIELFRPDIFYSGIKDKYVIQKIGVVSRQLHSYDYSGPYAGFKGAVNFARDTTMGVSTPVWNYVTPPWRTVPTLEGKIGGEE, encoded by the coding sequence ATGGCTGTGGATAAAAGGACGAAAATTTTAGATAAGTATTCTGCGCGGGTTTTTAAAAACCGCAAAGATCATATCGTTGAGCTGGATGATGCTGTGAATCCTCAAAGCATCGCAGCCAATAGCCGAGCAATACCAGGGGTTATGACGAATCGCGGTTGTTGTTATGCTGGCTGTAAAGGTGTTGTTTTGGGCCCCTTAAAAGATGTTGTGACGATCACGCATGGCCCAATTGGTTGTGGTTTTTATACTTGGGGAACGCGTCGTAGTAAAGCAAAAGCTGACGATGATGGTAGAAACTTTATTGAATATAGTTTTTCCACTGATATGCAAGAGCCAGATATTGTATTTGGTGGTGAAAAAAAATTAAAACAGGCAATTACTGAAGCAATTGCGCTTTTCAAACCATCGTGTATTATGATTTGCTCCACTTGCCCAGTTGGCTTAATCGGTGATGATATTAATGCGGTAGCGACTTGGACAGAAGAAACATATAAAATACAATGCGTTGCTTACAGCTGTGAAGGTTATAAAGGGGTCAGTCAATCCGGTGGTCATCATATCGCCAATAATAGCTTAATGAAATATGTAATTGGTACTGGAGATGCAGTGCCAACGAAAAAGTTTTCCGTGAATGTTTTAGGAGAATATAATATTGGTGGCGATGGTTGGGAAACTTCTCGTATTTTGAAAAGAATTGGCTACGAAGTGATTTCGGTATTTACCGGTGATGGCAGTTATGAAGAAATAAAAAATGCGCATACAGCAAACTTAAATTTAGTGCAATGCCATCGTTCCATCAACTATATTGCAGAAATGATGAAAACGAAGTATGGCATTGATTGGATCAAGGTTAACTTTATCGGCGTCGATGAAACCGTTCGTTCCTTACGTGAAATGGCAGCGTATTTTGATGATGCGGATTTGACCGCGCGGACAGAAGCTGTGATCGCCGATGAACTTGCAAATATTGCGGATGATATGGCCTATTATAAATCAAGATTACAAGGGAAAAAAGCTGGTTTATTCTGCGGGGGATCGCGTTCTCATCACTATCAAAACTTACTTGCTGACCTAGGCGTAGAGACGGTGGTAGCCGGTTACGAATTTGCCCATCGCGATGATTATGAAGGGCGGGAAGTGATTCCAACCATCAAAACAGATGCGGATAGTAAAAATATCGAGGAAATGACGGTTACACCAGATGAAAAACATTTCCGTTTACTACTCAGCAAGGAAAAATTCGAGCAATTGTCTAAGACCATTGATTTAGAAGCGTATGCTGGGATGATTAAAGATATGGGCAATGGTACAGTGGTAGTCGATGACTTTAATCATTATGAAACTGAGCAGTTAATCGAATTATTCAGACCTGATATTTTTTATTCAGGCATTAAAGATAAATACGTGATTCAAAAAATAGGCGTTGTATCCAGGCAATTGCATTCTTATGATTATAGCGGCCCTTATGCCGGTTTTAAAGGAGCAGTTAATTTCGCTAGAGATACGACGATGGGCGTTTCCACACCAGTGTGGAATTATGTAACTCCACCATGGCGCACAGTTCCAACACTAGAAGGAAAGATCGGGGGTGAGGAGTAA
- a CDS encoding P-II family nitrogen regulator, with protein MIMIRAIVRPEKSNLVLSELSDAGYSGVTKEEVYGRGRQKGIVVGEVHYDELPKELLIIFADDEDKDDIIKIILKNAKTGEGNFGDGRIFVSPVLEAYTISSGKAGL; from the coding sequence ATGATCATGATTAGAGCAATTGTTAGACCGGAGAAATCTAACCTTGTATTATCGGAGCTTTCTGATGCTGGATATTCGGGGGTAACCAAAGAAGAAGTGTATGGCCGTGGTCGTCAAAAAGGGATTGTTGTCGGCGAGGTACATTATGATGAATTGCCGAAAGAGCTATTAATTATCTTTGCCGATGATGAAGATAAAGACGATATCATCAAAATTATTTTGAAAAACGCGAAGACCGGTGAAGGTAATTTCGGTGATGGACGTATTTTCGTGAGTCCAGTACTGGAGGCATATACGATCAGTTCAGGCAAAGCGGGCTTATAA
- a CDS encoding Fe-only nitrogenase accessory AnfO family protein: MAEKIAVTFKGQTDLAKLSEANTLIVFEKRKNDWIARKQIPYQIDLSTNLQDIRNQVRNLITKLDDCKIIVSQSITGLAYNVFDRMGFHIFEIPSFQTTILNEILMDINNNTENIKRDEAIPTTPIETVDGIYFLDLIQLQENRPDISSKKALQSFLHNIPFVKLDVLCSHLPPWLETFEYTNQFDIIRKKRGAAILVTITKKICK; the protein is encoded by the coding sequence ATGGCAGAGAAAATTGCTGTAACCTTCAAAGGACAAACGGACCTTGCTAAGTTAAGCGAAGCAAATACGCTTATCGTCTTTGAAAAACGAAAGAATGATTGGATCGCGAGAAAACAAATACCTTATCAAATTGATTTATCAACCAATCTGCAAGACATCAGAAATCAAGTACGCAATTTAATTACTAAATTAGATGATTGTAAGATCATTGTCAGCCAGTCTATTACTGGCCTTGCATACAATGTTTTTGATCGTATGGGCTTTCATATATTTGAAATACCTAGTTTTCAAACAACCATTTTAAATGAAATTCTTATGGATATCAATAACAATACAGAGAATATCAAGCGAGATGAAGCGATACCAACCACGCCTATTGAGACTGTTGATGGTATTTATTTTTTAGATCTCATTCAATTGCAAGAAAATCGCCCTGATATTTCATCCAAAAAAGCTTTACAATCATTTTTACACAATATTCCATTTGTAAAATTAGACGTACTCTGTTCACACCTTCCCCCTTGGCTAGAAACGTTTGAATACACAAACCAATTTGATATTATCAGAAAAAAGCGTGGCGCAGCGATACTTGTAACAATTACAAAAAAAATCTGTAAATAG
- the nifH gene encoding nitrogenase iron protein: protein MRQVAIYGKGGIGKSTTTQNLNAGLGTMGKKIMIVGCDPKADSTRLILGGLAQQTVLDTLREEGDDVELDLVLKPGFSGIKCVESGGPEPGVGCAGRGIITSINLLERLGAYEEDLDYVFYDVLGDVVCGGFAMPIREGKAKEIYIVASGEMMALYAANNISKGITKYAQTGGVRLGGIICNSRKVDGEAELVEAFAKELGSQMIHFVPRDNMVQRAEIHKKTVIEFDPACGQADEYRTLAKKIDENKMFVIPKPLTQERLEELLMEHGLMDI, encoded by the coding sequence ATGAGACAAGTAGCTATTTATGGTAAAGGTGGAATTGGTAAATCTACGACAACACAAAATTTAAATGCTGGTCTTGGTACAATGGGCAAAAAAATCATGATTGTTGGTTGTGATCCTAAAGCAGACTCAACTCGCTTAATTTTAGGCGGATTAGCACAACAAACGGTGCTTGACACATTAAGAGAAGAAGGCGACGACGTAGAACTAGATCTTGTATTAAAACCAGGTTTTTCCGGCATTAAATGTGTAGAATCCGGTGGCCCGGAACCAGGCGTTGGCTGCGCCGGTCGTGGTATCATCACATCCATTAATTTATTAGAACGCCTTGGGGCATATGAAGAAGATCTTGATTATGTTTTTTATGATGTACTTGGTGATGTTGTATGTGGTGGGTTTGCAATGCCAATCCGTGAGGGGAAGGCAAAAGAAATTTATATTGTTGCATCAGGTGAAATGATGGCGTTATATGCAGCGAACAATATATCAAAAGGGATTACCAAATATGCACAAACAGGCGGGGTACGCTTGGGTGGTATCATTTGTAACAGTCGTAAAGTGGACGGTGAAGCTGAACTAGTGGAAGCATTCGCTAAAGAGCTTGGTTCACAAATGATTCATTTTGTACCACGTGACAACATGGTGCAAAGAGCTGAAATTCATAAAAAAACAGTCATTGAATTTGATCCTGCATGCGGCCAGGCAGATGAATATAGAACACTTGCGAAAAAAATTGATGAAAATAAAATGTTTGTTATTCCCAAACCATTGACGCAAGAACGTTTGGAAGAATTGCTTATGGAACATGGATTGATGGATATTTGA
- the nifE gene encoding nitrogenase iron-molybdenum cofactor biosynthesis protein NifE, which produces MEARILEERKQSIMVKDFCCNGDGKSITCEKESVSGAVSQRACVYCGARVVLNPITDAYHIVHGPIGCASYTWDIRGSLSSGSDLYRNSFSTDLRERDVIFGGEKRLTAAIDEIVTKHSPKLMFVYATCIVGVIGDDIEAVCKQASQKYNICVVPVKAPGFSGTKTLGYKMACDALMQVIKPHAKPEQPKKGINILGDFNLAGEMWIIKNYFKKIGVDVISTITGDASYDTLIKASTAELNIVQCAGSSTYLANRMEEELAIPFLKVSFFGVEDTTNSLMRVAYAIGDAEVIRKAQAFTEVEAAKLQDFLTKYRRNLLGKKAAIYVGGGVKAISLIRQFNEMGIETVVVGTQTGKKEEYAVIQSLVNEHTVILDDANPAELETFMKEKGANILVGGVKERPLAYKLGIAFCDHNHERKHALAGYEGVINFTKEINLTINSPVWQLL; this is translated from the coding sequence ATGGAAGCAAGGATACTTGAGGAGAGAAAACAATCCATTATGGTAAAAGATTTTTGTTGTAATGGAGATGGAAAAAGTATTACCTGTGAAAAAGAAAGTGTATCGGGGGCTGTGAGTCAACGTGCTTGTGTATATTGTGGTGCGCGCGTAGTGTTGAATCCGATTACCGATGCCTACCATATTGTTCATGGGCCAATTGGCTGTGCAAGTTATACTTGGGATATTCGCGGCAGCCTTTCTAGTGGCAGCGATTTGTATCGCAATAGTTTTTCAACGGATTTAAGAGAAAGAGATGTTATTTTTGGCGGTGAAAAAAGATTAACCGCTGCCATTGATGAAATCGTAACCAAGCATTCACCTAAATTAATGTTCGTCTATGCGACCTGTATTGTGGGCGTTATTGGTGATGATATCGAAGCTGTCTGTAAGCAGGCTTCGCAAAAGTACAATATTTGTGTGGTTCCTGTCAAAGCACCCGGCTTTTCCGGCACCAAAACACTTGGATATAAAATGGCTTGTGATGCTTTAATGCAAGTGATAAAGCCACATGCCAAACCAGAACAACCTAAAAAAGGAATTAATATTTTAGGGGACTTTAACCTAGCCGGAGAAATGTGGATTATTAAAAATTATTTTAAAAAAATCGGTGTCGATGTTATTTCAACGATCACTGGGGATGCTTCTTATGATACCTTGATCAAAGCCTCCACTGCGGAGTTAAATATTGTGCAATGTGCAGGGTCAAGTACCTATTTAGCCAATCGCATGGAAGAAGAACTAGCCATACCTTTTTTAAAGGTAAGCTTTTTCGGCGTAGAGGATACGACCAATTCCCTAATGCGGGTTGCCTATGCCATTGGTGATGCAGAGGTCATTCGTAAGGCCCAAGCCTTTACTGAAGTAGAAGCGGCAAAACTGCAAGACTTTTTAACAAAATATCGCCGTAATCTTCTCGGTAAAAAAGCAGCGATTTATGTTGGCGGTGGGGTTAAAGCCATTTCACTGATTCGGCAGTTTAATGAAATGGGCATTGAAACCGTCGTCGTTGGAACACAGACCGGTAAAAAAGAAGAGTATGCGGTTATTCAAAGTTTAGTGAATGAACATACCGTAATTTTAGATGATGCCAATCCGGCTGAACTAGAAACTTTCATGAAAGAAAAAGGTGCAAATATTTTAGTTGGCGGAGTCAAAGAGCGGCCGCTTGCTTATAAACTAGGCATTGCCTTTTGCGATCACAATCATGAACGCAAACACGCTTTAGCCGGTTATGAAGGGGTAATCAATTTTACCAAAGAAATTAATCTAACCATCAACAGTCCGGTTTGGCAGTTATTATAA
- a CDS encoding ISL3 family transposase, translating to MSNMNFITSIMHLPENSLKLIDDHTFLLTLPVKSHACPHCQTQTLKIHDYRHQPVKTLLLSNTEFLLVYRRRRYRCSSCGKAFSEQNSLLSKYQRMSRELIAKILQEHGFLVTSTDIAHRYKLSISTVQRLFKSVSPASSNLSSSISIDEFKGNAGAKFQVVINDLNNYTCLNIIEDRSPDILYAKILAYPLAERLKVKHVSIDLSSSFRKMAKECFPNAKIAADKFHAVRMANDALNTIRKQVQSNLPENQRRYFKRARYLMLTREKNLSNDEDRAALQVMLNYSEDLSAAYAMKEVYFDLLDSKDSKQFIQKLKGFQAAVEKQNLKPFQTLWNTTIQWKTEILHAIATGYNNGFTEGCNTTIKNLKRICYSYRNFDNFKRRIIYLLNNPERRKVRKKRIFTEICI from the coding sequence ATGTCCAATATGAATTTTATCACATCTATTATGCATTTACCAGAAAACAGTTTAAAACTCATCGATGATCATACTTTTTTACTCACCTTACCTGTAAAATCCCATGCCTGCCCTCATTGTCAGACACAAACTTTAAAAATTCATGACTATAGACATCAGCCTGTTAAAACTTTGTTGCTCTCAAATACAGAGTTCCTCCTTGTCTATCGCAGACGCAGGTACAGATGTTCCTCTTGCGGGAAAGCTTTTTCTGAACAGAATTCTCTTCTTTCCAAATACCAGCGAATGTCTCGTGAACTTATTGCTAAAATACTTCAAGAACATGGGTTTTTGGTTACTTCTACCGATATTGCTCACCGATATAAACTTTCAATCTCTACGGTACAGCGTTTGTTTAAATCGGTTTCTCCCGCTTCATCTAATCTTTCCTCATCTATCTCGATTGATGAGTTTAAAGGCAATGCTGGCGCAAAATTTCAGGTCGTCATAAACGATCTGAATAACTACACTTGCTTAAATATTATTGAAGATCGTTCTCCGGATATCCTTTATGCAAAGATCCTTGCCTATCCTTTAGCCGAGCGCTTAAAAGTTAAGCATGTGAGTATAGATTTAAGTTCATCCTTTAGAAAAATGGCCAAAGAATGCTTTCCGAATGCCAAAATTGCAGCAGATAAATTTCATGCGGTACGAATGGCAAATGACGCTTTAAATACCATTCGAAAGCAGGTGCAAAGCAACCTTCCAGAAAATCAGCGAAGGTATTTTAAACGTGCTAGATATCTTATGCTCACTAGAGAAAAGAATCTTTCTAACGATGAAGACCGTGCAGCTTTGCAAGTCATGCTGAATTACTCAGAGGATTTATCTGCTGCCTACGCAATGAAAGAAGTTTATTTTGATCTTCTTGACAGCAAAGACAGCAAGCAATTTATACAAAAGCTGAAAGGATTTCAAGCAGCCGTAGAAAAGCAAAATTTGAAACCCTTTCAAACTTTATGGAATACAACGATTCAGTGGAAAACGGAAATCCTACATGCAATAGCAACCGGCTATAACAATGGCTTTACAGAAGGATGCAATACGACAATAAAGAACCTAAAAAGAATATGTTACAGCTACAGAAATTTTGATAACTTTAAACGGCGCATTATCTATTTATTAAACAATCCGGAAAGAAGAAAAGTGCGAAAGAAACGAATTTTTACAGAAATCTGCATATAA
- the nifB gene encoding nitrogenase cofactor biosynthesis protein NifB gives MGVNFTNLNVNPCKMCTPMGAVTALYGIKKCMSILHGSQGCSTYIRRHMATHYNEPVDIASSSLTEEGTVFGGASNLMKGLENLIRLYNPEVIGVSTTCLAETTGEDIKAIIKNFYTAHPDCKVKIIPVSTAGYAGTQYEGFFKALQAIVANVEMDTKKNNKINIITGLISPADTRYLKQLLDGLGVSYILLPDLSENLDGVHVDVYHRLPSEGTSLEEISQMAGAKFTIELSTFVSDDISPAKYLADHYGVPYKRMDLPVGLQATDTFIKQIVELGGVISTELAKERGRYLDAMVDSHKYNALGRATVFGEPDFVKAIINLCCENGIVPVVSATGAACTKFQEKIEAQIKKVADGLFVENYAMVDDADFETIEQLTLNLKANVMIGNSDARRISEKHSIDLVRCAFPIHDRVGGQRIQMIGYAGSLSLLDRVANTLLGAKERSFREELYEKYYMGSDKKQKASTGAVVSLPSSQTIAEKTATHPCYNCGAGQYARIHLPIAPKCNVQCNYCVRKYDCPNESRPGVTTEILTPEEAFQKYVMVKEKMPNLKVVGIAGPGDSLANFTETKETLKLIKAYDPEVTFCLSTNGLMLPLYAQDLIDLGVTHVTVTLNAIDPKVGAQIYRYVEYMGIRYTGESAAGILIGNQLSGLQYLTKRGIICKVNTVMLKGVNEAHIEDVIKKVKEIGCEISNIMQLIPVQGSAFETMPLVSNKEIMAMRKRCEVHLKQMYHCKQCRADAIGILGNDVSIEYRSCTDSSKNGVKDLALKRFAVATKSGMLVDQHFGQVNEFYIYESDGSTAQFVERRNVEKYCTGVENCEEKSSKMESILTAVKDCHSVLTLRIGDSPSKRLKEMGIGIVVTYDRIEDAVKKAANQ, from the coding sequence ATGGGAGTGAATTTTACAAATTTGAATGTAAATCCTTGCAAAATGTGTACGCCGATGGGAGCGGTTACTGCGTTATATGGCATAAAAAAATGTATGTCGATTTTACACGGATCACAAGGCTGTAGTACCTATATACGTCGCCACATGGCAACGCATTATAATGAACCAGTTGATATCGCTTCCTCCTCATTAACGGAAGAAGGTACTGTATTTGGCGGCGCAAGCAATCTGATGAAAGGGTTAGAAAATCTCATCCGTTTATATAATCCCGAGGTGATCGGCGTATCTACCACGTGTTTGGCAGAAACCACCGGTGAAGATATCAAGGCGATTATTAAAAATTTTTATACGGCACATCCTGACTGTAAGGTAAAGATTATTCCAGTTTCAACAGCCGGCTATGCTGGTACACAATATGAAGGGTTTTTTAAAGCCTTACAAGCAATTGTTGCAAATGTAGAAATGGATACGAAAAAAAATAATAAAATTAACATCATTACGGGGCTGATTTCACCAGCGGATACGCGCTATCTAAAACAACTACTAGACGGCTTAGGTGTTTCGTATATTCTACTGCCGGATTTATCAGAAAATCTAGACGGCGTCCATGTTGATGTATATCATAGATTGCCAAGTGAAGGCACCTCGCTAGAAGAAATTAGCCAAATGGCCGGAGCTAAATTTACAATAGAATTATCTACCTTTGTCAGCGATGATATTTCTCCGGCAAAATATCTAGCGGATCACTATGGTGTCCCTTATAAAAGAATGGATTTGCCGGTAGGATTACAGGCGACCGATACTTTTATTAAGCAAATTGTGGAATTGGGTGGGGTCATTTCCACAGAGTTAGCCAAGGAACGTGGTCGTTATCTTGATGCGATGGTAGATTCTCATAAATACAATGCGCTTGGCAGAGCAACGGTGTTTGGTGAACCTGATTTCGTCAAAGCGATCATCAATCTGTGCTGTGAAAATGGTATTGTCCCAGTGGTGAGTGCGACTGGTGCTGCTTGCACAAAATTTCAAGAAAAAATTGAAGCACAGATCAAGAAAGTTGCCGATGGGTTATTTGTCGAAAACTATGCAATGGTTGACGATGCCGATTTTGAAACGATTGAGCAATTAACATTAAATTTAAAAGCAAATGTGATGATTGGTAATTCCGATGCACGGAGAATTTCAGAGAAACATTCGATTGACCTTGTACGTTGTGCATTTCCGATCCATGATCGCGTGGGCGGGCAACGCATACAAATGATTGGGTATGCCGGATCGTTAAGTTTACTGGATCGTGTTGCAAATACTCTATTGGGAGCAAAAGAGCGCTCTTTTCGTGAAGAACTTTATGAGAAATATTATATGGGCAGTGATAAAAAACAGAAAGCATCTACTGGTGCGGTAGTTTCCCTCCCATCTTCGCAAACGATTGCGGAAAAGACGGCAACACATCCTTGTTATAATTGCGGCGCTGGTCAATATGCGAGAATTCATTTACCGATTGCACCAAAATGCAATGTGCAATGTAATTATTGTGTAAGAAAATATGATTGCCCAAATGAAAGCCGTCCCGGTGTAACGACGGAAATTCTTACACCGGAGGAAGCCTTCCAAAAATATGTGATGGTAAAAGAAAAAATGCCGAATTTAAAAGTTGTTGGCATTGCCGGTCCCGGAGATTCTTTGGCAAATTTTACAGAGACGAAAGAAACGTTAAAACTGATTAAAGCATACGATCCGGAAGTAACTTTTTGTTTATCGACGAATGGTTTGATGCTGCCGCTTTATGCACAAGATTTGATTGATTTAGGTGTGACACATGTTACTGTCACGCTAAATGCAATTGATCCAAAAGTTGGAGCACAGATCTATCGGTATGTGGAATATATGGGGATTCGCTATACAGGTGAAAGTGCAGCGGGGATTTTAATTGGCAATCAATTGAGCGGATTGCAGTATTTAACGAAGCGCGGCATTATTTGTAAGGTAAATACAGTGATGTTAAAGGGGGTCAATGAAGCACACATTGAAGATGTCATAAAAAAAGTAAAAGAAATTGGCTGTGAAATCAGTAATATTATGCAGCTAATTCCTGTGCAGGGCAGTGCCTTTGAAACGATGCCGCTTGTGAGTAATAAAGAAATCATGGCGATGCGCAAGCGCTGTGAAGTACATCTTAAGCAGATGTATCATTGCAAGCAATGTCGTGCCGATGCAATCGGGATACTTGGTAATGATGTTTCTATCGAATATCGCAGTTGTACGGATTCTAGTAAGAACGGAGTTAAAGATTTAGCCTTAAAACGGTTTGCCGTTGCGACGAAAAGCGGGATGCTAGTAGATCAGCATTTTGGGCAGGTAAATGAGTTCTATATCTATGAAAGTGATGGAAGTACTGCGCAGTTTGTCGAACGGCGCAACGTTGAAAAATATTGTACCGGTGTAGAAAATTGTGAGGAGAAGTCAAGTAAAATGGAAAGCATTTTAACGGCTGTGAAGGATTGTCATAGTGTTCTTACGCTGCGTATTGGTGATTCACCGTCTAAACGGTTAAAAGAAATGGGAATCGGAATTGTTGTTACGTACGATCGTATTGAAGATGCAGTGAAAAAGGCAGCCAATCAATAA
- a CDS encoding nitrogenase component 1, producing the protein MLDLTPKEIIERKGLRINPCKTCQPVGAVYAALGVHKCMPHSHGSQGCVSFHRMFLSRHFKEPAIASSSSFTEGTSVFGGGSNVKTAVKNVFDIYNPDIIAIHTTCLSETIGDDLNTYIQQMEIPEGKIVLHSNTPSYAGSHISGYFNMMCGFIKYLAKNTGEDNGKIGIFPGFTNPGDMREMKKIAKLMGADFIMFPDTSGVMDAPMTGNYEMYPKGGTTIPEIIGLGDCKKILALGELTSMEPAMELKRKCEVDFSCLPLPIGIEATDAYVTALSHFAKTEVPYALEEERGQLVDIMLDSHAHYDKKTVAIYGDPDTVLGITTLVLEMGMIPKYVLTGTPFESFTKKANALFEKFGVTDCKAKAAGDLFELHQWIKNEPVDLLIGSSYGKQIAKAEDIPFVRAGFPILDRYVHSYMPIVGYKGAIRLVELISNALMDRQDRDCADEDLELVM; encoded by the coding sequence ATGCTAGACTTGACGCCAAAAGAAATCATTGAACGTAAAGGGCTTAGAATTAATCCTTGCAAAACTTGTCAACCGGTTGGTGCAGTCTATGCGGCACTTGGTGTGCATAAATGTATGCCGCATAGCCATGGGTCACAAGGTTGTGTATCCTTTCATCGCATGTTTTTGTCCAGACATTTTAAAGAGCCGGCAATTGCTTCCTCGAGTTCTTTCACCGAAGGAACTTCAGTATTTGGCGGTGGCAGTAATGTAAAAACAGCGGTTAAAAATGTTTTCGATATTTATAATCCTGATATTATTGCGATTCACACCACTTGTCTGAGTGAAACGATTGGTGATGACCTTAACACCTATATTCAACAGATGGAAATACCAGAAGGAAAAATCGTACTGCATAGCAATACACCAAGTTATGCCGGGTCACATATCAGTGGTTATTTCAATATGATGTGTGGTTTCATCAAATATTTAGCAAAAAATACAGGTGAAGACAATGGTAAGATTGGTATTTTCCCTGGTTTCACCAATCCTGGCGATATGCGTGAAATGAAAAAAATTGCGAAATTAATGGGGGCTGATTTCATAATGTTCCCTGACACCAGTGGCGTTATGGATGCACCGATGACAGGCAACTATGAAATGTATCCGAAAGGTGGTACAACGATTCCTGAAATCATTGGCCTAGGTGATTGTAAAAAAATATTGGCACTCGGTGAACTTACCAGTATGGAACCAGCAATGGAGTTAAAACGCAAATGCGAAGTTGATTTTTCGTGTTTACCACTTCCGATTGGGATTGAAGCAACCGATGCTTATGTAACTGCATTGTCACATTTCGCTAAGACCGAAGTACCATACGCCTTAGAAGAGGAACGGGGGCAACTGGTTGATATTATGTTGGATTCCCATGCACATTATGATAAGAAAACCGTAGCAATCTATGGTGATCCTGATACTGTACTTGGTATTACAACTTTGGTATTGGAAATGGGTATGATTCCTAAATATGTGCTTACAGGTACGCCATTTGAAAGTTTCACGAAAAAAGCCAATGCTTTATTTGAGAAATTTGGTGTGACGGATTGTAAAGCAAAAGCGGCGGGAGATTTATTTGAACTTCATCAATGGATCAAAAATGAGCCGGTAGATTTATTGATTGGCAGTTCCTATGGAAAACAGATTGCAAAAGCGGAGGATATTCCTTTTGTTCGGGCTGGTTTTCCAATCCTTGACCGTTATGTCCATTCTTATATGCCGATTGTCGGTTATAAAGGAGCGATTCGTTTGGTTGAATTGATTAGCAATGCGTTAATGGATCGCCAAGATCGTGATTGTGCAGATGAAGATCTGGAACTTGTAATGTAA